A genome region from Bufo gargarizans isolate SCDJY-AF-19 chromosome 2, ASM1485885v1, whole genome shotgun sequence includes the following:
- the LOC122929174 gene encoding olfactory receptor 5B12-like yields MENTTQVTTFVFSGLTDNEKLLPFLFIFFLFIYLLTIMSNIGIIALVCNTSRLHSPMYYFLSYLSLVDIFYSSVITPKMFSDLILGRKVISFNGCALQFFFYAALGGTETFLLSAMSYDRYIAVCHPLHYMSVMTKMKCLWMAIFSFSAGFFQSAVQTSCAFSLKFCGSNLIDHFYCDIPPVLKLSCSHTFHCTIVTICMVSLCTISSLMAILLSYLFILASVLRMKSTESRKKAFSTCSSHFMCASVFYVTVFFTYLRPPSSVFTGQDKVAAIFYSTVTPMLNPLAYTLRNQEVKRIIAQLVVNFKSTDTGFSNHHM; encoded by the coding sequence ATGGAGAACACaacacaagtgaccacatttgtGTTCTCTGGACTGACGGATAATGAGAAGCTCCTTCCTTTCCTCTTCATTTTCTTCTTATTCATTTACCTCCTAACGATCATGAGTAACATTGGCATCATAGCTCTGGTCTGTAACACCTCCAGACTCCACTCACCCATGTACTACTTCTTGAGTTACCTCTCTCTTGTAGACATCTTCTATTCATCTGTTATCACTCCTAAGATGTTTTCTGACTTGATCTTGGGCAGGAAGGTCATCTCTTTTAATGGCTGTGCTCTCCAATTCTTCTTCTATGCAGCCCTGGGAGGAACTGAGACTTTTCTTCTTTCTGCCATGTCCTATGACCGATACATTGCTGTCTGTCACCCGCTCCACTATATGTCTGTAATGACCAAGATGAAATGTTTATGGATGGCAATTTTTTCCTTCTCCGCTGGCTTCTTCCAGTCCGCAGTACAGACTAGCTGTGCATTCAGTCTCAAGTTCTGTGGCTCAAACCTCATCGACCACTTCTACTGTGACATCCCACCAGTGCTCAAACTGTCCTGCTCCCACACTTTCCATTGTACCATTGTGACTATCTGTATGGTGAGCCTATGTACGATCAGCTCACTGATGGCGATCCTGCTCTCATATCTATTCATACTTGCATCAGTTTTGAGAATGAAATCAACTGAGAGCAGAAAGAAAGCCTTCAGCACATGCTCCTCACATTTCATGTGCGCCTCTGTCTTTTACGTGACTGTTTTCTTCACCTACTTACGTCCTCCTTCTAGTGTCTTTACGggccaagacaaagtggctgcaatctTCTACTCAACTGTGACACCAATGCTCAATCCTCTTGCTTACACTCTGAGGAACCAGGAGGTAAAAAGGATAATTGCACAACTGGTGGTTAATTTTAAGTCTACAGACACAGGGTTTTCGAATCATCACATGTAA